A genome region from Ligilactobacillus cholophilus includes the following:
- the mutS gene encoding DNA mismatch repair protein MutS has protein sequence MSKTKLTPMMEQYMAIKKQYPDAFLFYRLGDFYEMFYDDAVKGSQILELTLTQRNHNSKNSIPMCGVPHHAVQNYIDILIDKGYKVAICEQMEDPKMAKGMVKREVTQLVTPGTLMDESASEAKENNYLTALHQNGKQLGFAYVDLSTGELKVTTLTDIDSLVNEITSLRTKEIVIDDSVSDNVIKILNKLKIVVSIQNDVAEHAEFSYAIQDLDNEVEVTVIKHLLMYLNVTQKRALIHLQKAVHYETSSFLKMDRFAQRNLELLKNSRTGKKSGTLLWILDATKTAMGGRLLKQWISRPLLSKKDILERQAIVKNLIDHFFERNNLQDELTNVYDLERLAGKVAFGNVNGRDLIQLKTSLEHVPQIRYLLTELNEDGIYDKLLKQLDPVEEVADLIERAIVDDPPISVTDGNLIREGYNDELDQYVDAMKNGKKWLAELEEKERQETGIHNLKIGYNKIFGYFIEVSKGNVSKVPERFQRKQTLVNAERFITPELKEKESLILGSETKAQELQYKIFVDIREQIKDQIKKLQRLASGLAQLDVLQGFAIVSENHQFVQPKLTDKGHNLNIKAGWHPVVEEVMGSQSYVPNDIKMDENQTILLITGPNMSGKSTYMRQLALTVVMAQIGCFVPAKSAEMPIFNQIFTRIGAADDLISGESTFMVEMKEANEALTNASENSLILFDEIGRGTATYDGMALAQAIIEYIHDNVHAKTLFSTHYHELTILDQELNHLTNVHVGAVEKNGELIFLHKMQPGPADKSYGIHVAKLAGMPDKLLQRADVILKDLEKKDIDIEDTTYKPNEVDETGQVEEQLSLFKPENIKLSSNEEKLLQDIKETNLLSLTPLEVMNKVNEWQQRLTHKK, from the coding sequence ATATTAATTGATAAGGGATATAAAGTCGCAATTTGCGAACAAATGGAAGATCCTAAAATGGCTAAGGGAATGGTTAAGCGTGAAGTTACGCAATTAGTAACTCCTGGGACATTAATGGACGAATCTGCAAGTGAAGCAAAAGAAAATAATTATTTAACGGCACTGCATCAAAATGGAAAGCAATTAGGATTTGCATATGTTGATTTATCAACAGGTGAGTTAAAAGTTACAACACTAACAGATATAGACAGTCTTGTAAATGAAATCACAAGTTTGAGAACTAAAGAAATAGTAATTGATGATTCAGTTAGTGATAATGTTATTAAAATTTTAAATAAATTGAAAATAGTAGTCTCGATTCAAAATGATGTCGCTGAACATGCAGAATTTTCATATGCAATTCAAGATTTAGATAATGAAGTTGAAGTAACAGTAATAAAACATTTATTAATGTATTTAAATGTTACCCAAAAGAGAGCATTAATTCATTTGCAAAAAGCAGTTCATTATGAAACATCTTCATTTTTGAAAATGGATCGATTTGCTCAAAGAAATCTTGAGTTGTTGAAGAATTCACGTACTGGAAAGAAATCAGGAACACTACTTTGGATTTTAGATGCTACTAAAACAGCAATGGGCGGTAGATTATTAAAACAATGGATTTCAAGACCATTGCTTTCAAAAAAAGATATTCTAGAACGACAAGCAATTGTAAAAAATTTAATTGATCATTTCTTTGAAAGAAATAATTTACAAGATGAATTGACAAATGTATATGATTTAGAACGTTTAGCTGGGAAAGTCGCATTTGGAAATGTAAATGGACGGGATTTGATTCAATTAAAGACCTCATTAGAACATGTACCTCAAATTCGTTATTTACTTACAGAACTGAACGAAGATGGAATTTATGATAAATTATTAAAACAATTAGATCCTGTTGAAGAAGTAGCAGATTTGATTGAACGAGCAATTGTTGATGATCCTCCAATTTCAGTAACAGATGGTAATTTAATTCGTGAAGGATATAATGACGAATTGGATCAATATGTGGATGCAATGAAGAATGGTAAGAAGTGGCTTGCAGAACTTGAAGAAAAAGAAAGACAAGAAACTGGTATTCATAATTTAAAAATTGGATATAATAAAATATTTGGCTACTTTATTGAGGTTTCAAAAGGAAATGTAAGTAAGGTTCCTGAACGTTTTCAAAGAAAACAAACGCTTGTTAATGCTGAAAGATTTATAACTCCTGAGTTAAAAGAAAAAGAATCATTAATTTTAGGCTCAGAGACTAAAGCACAGGAGTTACAATATAAAATTTTTGTTGATATTCGTGAGCAGATTAAAGATCAAATTAAAAAGTTGCAAAGACTAGCTTCTGGATTAGCTCAATTAGATGTTTTACAAGGTTTTGCAATTGTTAGTGAGAATCATCAATTTGTTCAGCCAAAATTGACTGATAAAGGTCATAATTTGAATATTAAAGCAGGATGGCATCCGGTAGTAGAAGAAGTCATGGGAAGTCAAAGTTATGTTCCAAATGACATAAAAATGGATGAGAATCAGACAATTCTGTTAATCACTGGACCAAATATGTCTGGTAAAAGTACATATATGCGTCAACTAGCTTTAACAGTAGTTATGGCTCAAATTGGTTGTTTTGTTCCTGCTAAATCAGCAGAAATGCCAATTTTTAATCAAATTTTTACTAGAATTGGTGCTGCAGATGATTTAATTTCAGGTGAATCGACATTTATGGTTGAAATGAAAGAAGCAAATGAAGCATTAACAAATGCTAGTGAAAATAGTTTGATTTTATTCGATGAAATTGGAAGAGGAACAGCAACATATGATGGTATGGCATTAGCCCAAGCGATTATTGAATATATTCATGATAATGTTCACGCTAAAACATTATTCTCAACTCACTATCATGAATTGACTATTTTAGACCAAGAATTAAATCATCTTACAAATGTTCATGTTGGAGCAGTAGAGAAAAATGGCGAATTAATTTTCTTGCATAAAATGCAACCTGGACCAGCCGATAAATCGTATGGAATTCATGTTGCTAAATTAGCTGGAATGCCTGATAAATTATTGCAACGTGCGGATGTTATTTTAAAGGATTTAGAGAAAAAAGATATAGATATTGAAGATACTACTTATAAGCCAAATGAAGTGGATGAAACTGGTCAAGTTGAAGAACAATTGTCACTTTTCAAACCGGAAAATATTAAATTATCTTCAAATGAGGAAAAATTATTACAAGATATTAAGGAAACGAATTTATTATCTTTGACACCACTAGAGGTAATGAATAAAGTTAATGAATGGCAACAAAGATTAACGCACAAGAAGTAA
- the yajC gene encoding preprotein translocase subunit YajC, whose protein sequence is MFMLGAAQSGGLFSIIMLVLMFAIMYFLLIRPQKKQQQQWQNMINNLKRGDHVITRGGLHGVIDEIDTANKTVTLNCDGIFLLFSLNAIGNVQKADVQSEVKEEKPAKKEETKEDATKAEESSKEEK, encoded by the coding sequence ATGTTTATGCTTGGAGCAGCACAAAGTGGCGGATTATTTTCAATCATTATGTTGGTATTAATGTTTGCCATTATGTATTTCTTATTAATCAGACCACAAAAGAAACAACAACAACAATGGCAAAATATGATTAATAATTTAAAACGTGGTGATCATGTAATTACACGTGGCGGTTTGCATGGTGTTATTGACGAAATTGATACTGCTAATAAAACTGTTACATTAAATTGTGATGGTATTTTCTTACTATTTAGTTTGAATGCAATTGGTAATGTTCAAAAAGCTGACGTTCAATCTGAAGTTAAAGAAGAAAAGCCAGCAAAAAAAGAAGAAACTAAAGAAGATGCTACTAAAGCAGAAGAATCTTCAAAAGAAGAAAAATAA
- the queA gene encoding tRNA preQ1(34) S-adenosylmethionine ribosyltransferase-isomerase QueA: MTEENLKTEDFDYYLPHELIAQTPLKERDEARMLVLNAKTGEYKDDYFYDIIDYLNPGDAVVMNDSRVMPARIYGVKPDTGGHLEVLLLNNTEGDNWETLVKPARRAKVGTKISFGNGELTATVTKELEHGGRMIEFHYDGIFMEILEKLGEMPLPPYIKEKLDDPEMYQTVYSKEIGSAAAPTAGFHWTKELLKKVEDKGIKLVYLTLHVGLGTFRPVSEENIADHKMHSEFYSLSQEAADTLNEVKQNGGRIVATGTTSIRTLETIGTKFNGEIKADSGWTDIFIKPGYEWKVVDAFITNFHLPKSTLVMLVAAFTGRNNILNAYEHAVKEKYRFFSFGDAMFIHK; this comes from the coding sequence ATGACAGAAGAAAACTTAAAGACAGAAGATTTTGATTATTATTTACCTCATGAATTAATCGCACAAACACCTTTAAAAGAACGTGATGAAGCTAGAATGTTAGTTTTAAATGCCAAAACTGGTGAATATAAAGATGATTATTTTTATGATATCATTGATTATTTAAATCCTGGTGATGCAGTTGTCATGAATGATTCTCGTGTCATGCCAGCACGTATATATGGGGTTAAACCTGATACTGGTGGTCATTTGGAAGTGTTGTTATTGAACAATACTGAAGGAGACAACTGGGAAACTCTTGTAAAACCAGCTCGTAGAGCAAAAGTCGGTACTAAGATTTCTTTTGGTAATGGAGAATTAACTGCTACGGTCACAAAGGAATTGGAACATGGTGGCAGAATGATTGAATTTCATTATGATGGCATTTTTATGGAGATTTTAGAAAAATTAGGGGAAATGCCACTTCCGCCATATATTAAGGAAAAATTAGATGATCCAGAAATGTATCAAACTGTATATTCAAAGGAAATTGGTTCAGCAGCAGCTCCTACAGCTGGCTTTCATTGGACAAAAGAATTATTAAAAAAAGTAGAAGACAAGGGAATTAAATTAGTATATCTAACTCTTCATGTAGGTTTAGGAACATTTAGACCTGTAAGTGAAGAAAATATTGCTGACCATAAAATGCATAGCGAATTTTATAGTTTATCTCAAGAAGCAGCAGATACGTTAAATGAAGTAAAGCAAAATGGTGGACGGATTGTTGCTACTGGAACAACTTCTATTAGAACACTTGAAACAATTGGTACAAAATTTAATGGAGAAATTAAAGCTGATAGTGGCTGGACAGATATTTTCATTAAACCTGGATATGAATGGAAGGTAGTAGATGCTTTCATTACAAACTTCCATTTACCAAAATCAACTTTAGTAATGTTAGTAGCAGCATTTACTGGTCGAAATAATATTTTGAATGCATATGAACATGCCGTAAAAGAAAAATACCGTTTCTTTAGTTTTGGTGATGCAATGTTCATTCATAAGTAA
- the ruvB gene encoding Holliday junction branch migration DNA helicase RuvB, producing MVDHNRVVSGEIIDDNEEFNQLSLRPQFLNQYIGQQKIKNEISIYIEAAKQREESLDHVLLYGPPGLGKTTLAAVIANELQVNLKTTTGPAIEKPGDLVAILNELEPGDVLFIDEIHRLPKNVEEILYSAMEDFYIDIIVGQDSTAHPVHFPLPPFTLIGATTRVGMLSAPLRARFGILGHMSYYTENELAAIVERSAEVFNTKIDTEGAHEIARRSRGTPRIANRLLKRIRDFSQVSNKETIDQEIVKYALDLLRIDEKGLDDNDRELLKTMILLYNGGPVGLSTISANVGEETDTIEDVIEPYLLQIGFIKRTPRGRIVTDKAYKHLKIDKLEK from the coding sequence ATGGTAGATCATAATCGTGTAGTTTCAGGTGAAATTATTGATGATAATGAAGAGTTTAATCAATTAAGTTTACGGCCACAGTTTTTAAATCAATATATTGGTCAGCAAAAGATTAAAAATGAAATATCAATTTATATAGAAGCTGCAAAACAACGTGAGGAATCATTAGACCATGTATTATTATATGGACCTCCTGGATTAGGGAAGACTACATTAGCAGCTGTAATTGCAAACGAATTGCAAGTTAATTTGAAAACAACAACTGGGCCAGCAATTGAAAAGCCGGGCGATTTAGTTGCAATTTTGAATGAACTTGAACCTGGGGACGTTCTTTTTATTGATGAAATACATCGACTACCAAAAAATGTTGAGGAAATTTTATATTCTGCAATGGAAGATTTTTATATTGATATTATTGTAGGGCAAGATTCAACGGCACATCCGGTACATTTCCCATTGCCTCCATTTACCTTAATTGGAGCGACAACGCGAGTAGGGATGTTGTCAGCTCCATTGCGTGCTCGATTTGGTATTTTAGGGCACATGAGTTATTACACTGAGAATGAACTTGCGGCAATCGTTGAACGTTCTGCAGAGGTATTTAATACTAAAATAGATACAGAAGGTGCACATGAAATTGCTCGGCGTTCTCGAGGAACTCCTCGAATCGCTAATCGGTTACTTAAGCGTATTCGCGATTTTTCTCAAGTGTCAAATAAAGAGACAATCGATCAGGAAATAGTTAAATATGCATTAGATTTATTGCGTATTGATGAAAAAGGATTAGATGATAATGATCGGGAATTACTTAAAACTATGATCTTACTTTATAATGGTGGACCAGTAGGACTATCAACTATTTCGGCAAACGTAGGTGAAGAAACTGATACAATTGAAGATGTAATCGAACCTTATTTATTACAAATCGGTTTTATAAAAAGAACGCCTCGAGGTCGAATTGTGACAGATAAGGCGTATAAACATTTGAAAATTGACAAATTAGAAAAATAA
- the fabZ gene encoding 3-hydroxyacyl-ACP dehydratase FabZ, translated as MGIMDAQEIMDTIPNRYPICYVDYVDEIIPNQKIVATKNVTINESYFRGHFPGNPVMPGVLIIETLAQVASILILKSEEFKNKTAYLGAIQNAKFKKMVKPGDVLKLECSIVKQRANIGIVDAKAYVNGKTVCSTKLMFIVSLKDEQNNKL; from the coding sequence ATGGGAATAATGGATGCACAGGAAATTATGGATACAATCCCAAATCGTTATCCAATTTGCTATGTTGATTATGTAGATGAAATAATTCCTAATCAAAAAATTGTAGCAACAAAAAATGTCACAATTAATGAATCATATTTTAGAGGGCATTTTCCTGGAAATCCAGTAATGCCTGGAGTATTAATAATTGAAACTCTTGCTCAAGTAGCATCGATTTTAATTTTAAAATCAGAAGAGTTTAAAAATAAAACAGCGTATTTGGGTGCAATTCAAAATGCTAAATTCAAAAAAATGGTTAAGCCCGGTGATGTACTAAAATTAGAGTGCTCAATCGTTAAGCAAAGAGCAAATATTGGAATTGTAGACGCTAAAGCATATGTAAATGGGAAAACAGTTTGTTCAACAAAATTAATGTTTATTGTTTCATTAAAAGATGAACAAAATAATAAACTATAA
- the ruvA gene encoding Holliday junction branch migration protein RuvA, translated as MYEYLIGKITAVNPHYIVIEVNGIGYQIQVANPFRYQENKEQKVYVYQAVRENDITLYGFYDLAEKQLFMKLISVSGIGPKSALAILATNDQGGFVAAINADDENYLTKFPSIGKKTAKQIILDLKGKMDDVETPTPIIDQQNLALDFVEESPYLKEALEAMLSLGYTKTEVKRVSKKLEKFNGHSTDDYLREALKLVLKK; from the coding sequence ATGTATGAGTATTTAATTGGAAAAATTACTGCAGTTAATCCACATTATATTGTAATAGAAGTTAATGGGATTGGATATCAAATTCAGGTAGCAAACCCTTTTAGATATCAAGAAAATAAAGAACAAAAAGTTTATGTTTATCAAGCAGTGCGTGAAAATGATATCACTCTATATGGCTTTTATGATTTAGCTGAAAAACAATTGTTTATGAAACTAATTAGTGTATCTGGAATTGGCCCTAAGAGTGCATTAGCAATATTGGCAACTAATGATCAAGGTGGATTTGTTGCAGCAATAAATGCTGATGATGAAAATTATTTAACTAAATTTCCAAGTATTGGTAAGAAAACTGCCAAGCAAATTATTTTAGATTTAAAAGGAAAAATGGATGATGTTGAAACACCAACACCTATTATTGATCAACAAAATTTAGCTTTGGATTTTGTTGAAGAATCACCATATTTAAAGGAAGCTTTAGAAGCAATGCTTAGTTTAGGTTATACTAAGACAGAGGTAAAACGAGTAAGTAAGAAACTGGAAAAGTTTAATGGCCATTCTACGGATGATTATTTACGTGAAGCATTAAAATTAGTTTTGAAGAAATGA
- the mutL gene encoding DNA mismatch repair endonuclease MutL: MAKIHELPEILADQIAAGEVIERPSSVIKELVENSIDANSSRIDILVQDSGLKKIEVIDNGGGIASSDVELAFQRHATSKISDRDDLFRVRTLGFRGEALPSIASVADVSLETLEKNETIGTKIHIKGGKILEKESYGGRNGTRIQVNQLFYNTPARLKYLKSPQTELSVISDCVNHLAMSHPEIVFSLSNNGRTLLKTSGNGNLQQVASAIYGVKNATQLIQIQKQDADFSISGLTSLPKLTRASRNYISILLNGRFIKNNQLTKAIIKGYGSKLMVGRYPISIINIKLDPLLVDVNVHPTKQEVRISKEDQLCNLLTNAIYQQISQERLIPSAIENLKSHDRNNKAETNQQLNMGLSENSSSYQTVERKQEVLDAVLGNNPNEEVENIVKKKYIAQHFENPIIIENKKQLNSKLVQRWDDCYSNKNEIETKEHFKVEKDKKVFPDLKYIGQLHGTYLLTESDDGFYILDQHAAQERIKYEYYRKEIGNVDTTQQKLLVPIVLTFTVSEALKVQENIDKLHDLGINLEDFGQNTYIIHEHPVWIPKGKEEQIIKQLIEECIKNPQLTIAKFREETAIMISCKQSIKANHHLEQVQAVSLLKQLKQCENPFNCPHGRPTVIEFTNKDMERMFKRIQDNHHSLRENQNSGVD, translated from the coding sequence ATGGCTAAAATTCATGAGTTACCAGAAATTTTAGCAGATCAAATTGCTGCTGGTGAAGTAATTGAACGACCTAGTTCTGTAATTAAAGAATTAGTAGAAAATTCGATTGACGCAAATAGTAGTAGAATTGATATTTTAGTGCAGGATTCTGGATTAAAGAAAATCGAAGTTATTGATAATGGTGGAGGAATTGCTTCAAGTGATGTAGAACTTGCGTTTCAACGACACGCAACAAGTAAAATTAGTGATCGTGATGATCTATTTAGAGTTAGAACTTTAGGTTTTCGTGGAGAAGCGTTGCCAAGTATTGCGTCAGTCGCTGATGTAAGTCTTGAAACATTAGAAAAAAACGAAACAATTGGGACAAAAATCCATATTAAAGGCGGAAAAATTCTTGAAAAAGAATCTTATGGTGGCCGAAATGGAACGCGTATCCAAGTTAACCAATTATTTTATAATACACCTGCTCGTTTGAAGTATTTAAAATCACCTCAAACAGAATTGTCAGTGATTTCTGATTGTGTTAACCATTTAGCAATGAGTCATCCAGAAATTGTATTTTCCTTAAGTAATAATGGAAGAACATTACTAAAAACCTCAGGAAATGGTAACTTACAACAAGTTGCTAGTGCAATCTATGGAGTAAAAAATGCTACCCAATTAATTCAAATTCAAAAACAAGACGCTGATTTTTCAATTTCAGGATTAACTTCATTACCTAAATTAACTAGAGCTTCTCGTAATTATATTAGCATTTTATTAAATGGTCGCTTTATTAAAAACAATCAATTAACAAAAGCAATTATTAAAGGATATGGTTCGAAATTAATGGTAGGTAGATATCCAATTTCTATTATTAATATAAAATTAGATCCTTTACTTGTAGATGTTAACGTTCATCCTACAAAACAAGAAGTTCGAATAAGCAAAGAAGATCAACTATGTAATCTTTTGACTAATGCAATTTATCAGCAAATTAGTCAAGAAAGATTGATTCCAAGTGCAATCGAAAATTTAAAATCGCATGATCGAAATAATAAAGCAGAAACTAATCAACAACTGAATATGGGATTAAGTGAAAACTCAAGTTCATATCAAACAGTTGAAAGAAAACAAGAAGTATTAGATGCAGTACTTGGAAATAATCCAAATGAAGAAGTTGAAAATATTGTCAAGAAAAAATATATAGCTCAACATTTTGAAAATCCGATTATTATTGAAAACAAAAAACAGCTTAACTCTAAATTGGTTCAGCGTTGGGATGATTGTTATTCAAATAAAAATGAAATAGAAACTAAAGAGCATTTTAAAGTTGAAAAAGATAAAAAAGTTTTTCCAGATTTGAAATATATTGGTCAGTTACACGGAACATACTTATTAACAGAATCGGATGATGGATTCTATATATTAGATCAGCATGCGGCGCAAGAAAGAATCAAATATGAATATTATCGTAAAGAAATTGGTAATGTTGATACAACACAACAAAAATTGTTAGTGCCAATTGTATTAACATTTACTGTGAGTGAAGCACTAAAAGTTCAAGAAAATATTGATAAATTACATGATTTAGGGATAAACTTAGAGGATTTTGGACAAAATACCTATATTATTCATGAACATCCTGTTTGGATTCCTAAAGGTAAAGAAGAACAGATTATTAAGCAATTAATCGAGGAATGCATTAAGAATCCACAGTTAACTATTGCGAAATTTAGAGAAGAAACGGCAATAATGATAAGTTGTAAGCAATCAATAAAAGCTAATCATCATTTAGAACAAGTTCAAGCAGTTTCATTGTTAAAGCAACTTAAACAATGTGAAAATCCGTTTAATTGTCCACATGGTAGACCAACAGTGATTGAATTTACTAATAAAGATATGGAACGAATGTTTAAAAGAATCCAAGATAATCACCATTCATTACGTGAAAATCAGAATTCAGGAGTAGATTAA
- the tgt gene encoding tRNA guanosine(34) transglycosylase Tgt: MTEPAIKYHLIKKEKHTGARLGEIETPHGTFPTPIFMPVGTQATVKAMSPEELEDLGADIILSNTYHLWLRPGEDLVEEAGGLHKFMRWNKGILTDSGGFQVFSLAELRNITEEGVHFKNHLNGQKMFLSPEKAIHIENALGADIMMSFDECPPFFESYDYIKESVERTNRWAERGLKAHKNPETQALFGIVQGGGHEDLRKQSARDLVSMDFPGYSIGGLSVGESKTEMNHVLDFTTPLLPENKPRYLMGVGSPDALIDGVIRGVDMFDCVLPTRIARNGTCMTSHGRLVVKNAKYAHDFTPIDENCNCYACRNYTRAYIRHLFKAGETLGIRLTSYHNLYFLTHLMKKVRQAIIDDNLLDFRQEFFEQYGLNVRNPKNF, translated from the coding sequence ATGACTGAACCTGCAATTAAATATCATTTAATAAAAAAAGAAAAACACACAGGAGCACGTTTAGGTGAAATAGAAACTCCACATGGAACTTTTCCAACGCCTATTTTTATGCCAGTAGGTACACAAGCTACTGTAAAAGCAATGTCGCCTGAAGAACTTGAAGATTTAGGAGCAGACATTATTTTATCTAACACATATCATTTATGGCTTCGTCCAGGAGAAGATCTTGTAGAAGAAGCTGGTGGTTTACATAAATTTATGAGATGGAATAAAGGAATTCTAACGGATTCTGGTGGTTTTCAAGTATTTTCATTAGCGGAATTAAGAAATATTACCGAAGAAGGAGTTCATTTTAAAAATCATTTAAATGGACAAAAAATGTTTTTATCACCTGAAAAAGCTATTCATATTGAAAATGCTTTAGGGGCAGATATTATGATGAGTTTCGATGAATGTCCACCATTTTTTGAAAGTTATGATTATATCAAGGAATCAGTTGAACGTACTAATCGTTGGGCAGAGAGAGGATTAAAAGCACACAAAAATCCTGAAACACAAGCGTTATTTGGAATAGTACAAGGTGGAGGACATGAAGATTTACGTAAACAAAGTGCACGTGATCTAGTTTCAATGGACTTTCCTGGTTATTCAATTGGAGGATTATCTGTTGGTGAATCTAAAACTGAAATGAATCATGTGCTAGATTTTACTACGCCATTATTACCTGAAAATAAACCAAGATATTTGATGGGAGTAGGTTCTCCAGATGCATTAATTGATGGTGTAATTCGAGGTGTAGATATGTTTGACTGTGTTCTACCAACTAGAATTGCGCGTAATGGAACTTGCATGACAAGTCATGGAAGGTTGGTAGTTAAAAATGCTAAGTATGCACATGATTTTACTCCAATTGATGAAAATTGTAATTGTTATGCATGTCGTAACTATACTCGAGCATATATTCGTCACTTATTTAAAGCTGGAGAAACATTAGGAATCAGATTAACAAGTTATCATAACTTATATTTCTTAACACATTTAATGAAGAAAGTTCGTCAAGCAATTATAGATGATAATTTATTAGATTTTAGACAAGAATTTTTTGAACAATATGGGTTAAATGTGCGTAATCCAAAGAATTTTTAA